A stretch of the Uranotaenia lowii strain MFRU-FL chromosome 3, ASM2978415v1, whole genome shotgun sequence genome encodes the following:
- the LOC129753356 gene encoding uncharacterized protein LOC129753356 translates to MVQREAFPDEVHQLLAQISEPNKKQVAVGKGSKLYNLSPYLDEHQVLRVDGRIGAAVNVDNYIKYPVILAKQHRVSDLIIDFYHRKFHHANFETVVNELRQVYHIPQVRSRVKQIVKRCQYCKINNARPQIPRMAPLPAARLATCTRPFTFVGLDLFGPFQVKVGRSSVKRWIALFTCLTVRAVHVEVVFNLSTESCIMAVRRFVGRRGSPLEFYSDNGTNFRGADNVLQQQESNIEEGLASTFTNTATKWVFIPPGTPHMGGAWERMVRSVKKAMETSMSSCRKLNDEGLWTLAIEAEGIVNSRPLTYLPIEAAEQEALTPNHLLIGSSNGVKQPTVEQVDEVLMLKNTWNQIQHQADNFWRRWVREYLPDLTRRTKWQGETRPICVGDLVIIVDEARRNGWVRGRVNEVIPGQDGRVRKAIVQTHRGLTRQSVSKLAVLDVEAEVPKLAVLGVATKGNPGSF, encoded by the coding sequence ATGGTTCAACGAGAAGCTTTTCCAGACGAAGTGCACCAGCTACTGGCACAAATCAGCGAGCCGAATAAGAAGCAGGTCGCCGTTGGAAAAGGCAGCAAACTGTACAATTTGTCACCTTACCTGGACGAGCACCAAGTTCTGCGAGTCGACGGGCGGATTGGAGCGGCGGTTAATGTGGACAACTACATCAAGTATCCAGTGATTCTCGCGAAACAACACCGTGTCAGCGATTTGATCATCGATTTTTATCACCGTAAGTTCCATCACGCTAATTTCGAGACCGTGGTGAACGAATTACGTCAGGTTTACCATATCCCACAAGTACGATCCCGTGTGAAGCAGATTGTGAAGCGTTGTCAGTACTGCAAAATCAACAACGCTCGACCTCAAATTCCAAGAATGGCTCCTTTACCAGCGGCGAGGTTAGCAACGTGCACACGACCATTCACTTTCGTTGGGTTGGATTTGTTTGGTCCATTCCAGGTTAAAGTTGGTAGGAGCTCGGTTAAACGTTGGATCGCGCTCTTCACCTGTTTGACAGTGCGCGCTGTCCATGTCGAAGTAGTATTCAACCTAAGTACGGAGTCGTGTATTATGGCGGTTCGGAGGTTTGTTGGTAGGCGAGGATCACCACTAGAATTCTATTCAGACAACGGCACCAACTTCCGGGGAGCCGATAACGTGCTGCAGCAACAAGAGTCAAACATCGAAGAAGGGCTGGCATCTACGTTCACCAACACTGCAACGAAATGGGTGTTTATACCTCCTGGAACACCACACATGGGCGGCGCATGGGAGCGCATGGTGCGTTCGGTGAAGAAAGCGATGGAGACGAGCATGAGCTCGTGTAGAAAACTAAACGATGAGGGCCTGTGGACTCTAGCAATCGAGGCTGAGGGAATTGTGAATTCCAGACCGCTTACGTATCTTCCGATTGAGGCAGCGGAACAAGAAGCTCTTACACCTAATCACTTGTTAATCGGAAGCTCCAACGGTGTCAAGCAGCCGACTGTAGAGCAGGTAGACGAAGTATTAATGCTTAAAAATACCTGGAACCAAATACAACACCAAGCAGACAACTTCTGGCGTCGATGGGTTCGCGAGTACTTACCGGATTTGACTCGGCGCACGAAATGGCAGGGTGAAACTCGACCCATTTGTGTAGGAGACTTAGTGATCATTGTGGACGAGGCAAGAAGAAATGGTTGGGTCCGCGGACGTGTTAATGAGGTCATTCCAGGGCAAGATGGGCGTGTAAGAAAGGCAATTGTTCAAACTCATAGGGGGCTCACTAGGCAATCGGTCTCAAAGTTAGCTGTACTTGACGTTGAGGCTGAGGTACCAAAATTAGCTGTTCTGGGAGTTGCGACTAAAGGTAACCCGGGATCATTCTGA